Proteins from one Gibbsiella quercinecans genomic window:
- the ubiK gene encoding ubiquinone biosynthesis accessory factor UbiK produces MIDPKKIEQIARQVHESMPKGVREFGEDVEKKIRQILQAQLTRLDLVNREEFDVQTQVLLRTREKLALLEQRLNELESKLNAAPQAKQEDE; encoded by the coding sequence ATGATAGACCCGAAAAAAATTGAACAGATCGCGCGCCAGGTTCATGAGTCCATGCCGAAGGGTGTCCGTGAATTCGGGGAAGACGTCGAAAAGAAAATCCGCCAGATACTGCAAGCGCAGCTTACCCGCCTGGATCTGGTCAACCGCGAAGAGTTTGATGTGCAAACCCAGGTGCTGCTGCGCACGCGGGAAAAGCTGGCCCTGCTGGAACAGCGCCTGAACGAGCTGGAAAGCAAACTGAATGCGGCCCCACAGGCCAAGCAGGAAGACGAATAA